One window from the genome of Nicotiana sylvestris chromosome 9, ASM39365v2, whole genome shotgun sequence encodes:
- the LOC104221461 gene encoding uncharacterized protein At4g04980-like: MAIGVFCGVVPFIFRRRPSEFKEEDTRKTRRLHTRVIKKLPSILVSRKYKAAKGSKVRNSCGVKTPKAATWHNSSVAKTTKSPTFHNSCGVASNFRIMTDIRNKILSLRDLLDLSPCDGSESANELLISTLRDLHQLYPSINPNFSLAKIDGTAIHEKVRCFCDILKSIGEMWTGNDEWMVKCKENSHSKLNDFEYVSALLEDIIKLASERMIQMTDDDEEDDEDEHEDNYEDIEDDQTRDRSPSPDAFEEDIEDDQTTERSPSPDAFERDFSESYSSNNTSLSSSPTSILPEIITNASKKNAKASIAAPLRLSLKVQAVGKKNPIEVKHLSFHMFPNVNQDSNIEAKQDFEYSQDCEIVDLPEILLTNLENLSENSGIYWTGASNGQPVQARVTFDVLLPPSSISKLQSNVTEQAAVPPSPYILSPKIIESQGPTTAAPDSTLSPESEESTPSSPAAQPTTLGNSVTPPPPPPPPPITSKNRAVPPPPLPPPRKSEIVHSSPPPLSPHKGLRGMVSSHPLPPRASNGATPAPAPPSPKPIGKVAAPPPPPMPMGKRATPPPSPPPPMAMKKGGAPPPPPPVFAGAKNPRLKKAATKLKRSSQMGNLYRSLKGKVEGSSLDGKSKGGKGKFSAASKGGKPGMADALAEMTRRSAYFQQIEEDVKNHAKTIMEMKKAIASFHTSDMSELIRFHNYVELHLEKLTDESQVLARFEDFPFKKLEALRTAATLYSKLNSIVCTLQSWQPASPVSQHLARAERYFNKIKGDVDSLERTKDEESKKLKTHKIHFDFSILVRIKELMVDVSSNCMELAIKEKREAMSREKDGAAQTNEGREKESAQLLWKAFQFAFRVYTFAGGHDERAEKLTKELAEEIETGLHR, translated from the exons ATGGCAATTGGTGTATTCTGTGGTGTGGTTCCTTTCATATTCCGCAGGAGGCCTTCTGAGTTTAag gAAGAAGACACACGTAAGACAAGGAGATTACATACTAGAGTAATAAAGAAATTACCTTCTATATTAGTATCAAGAAAATATAAAGCAGCCAAAGGTTCCAAAGTACGCAATTCATGTGGGGTGAAAACACCAAAAGCTGCAACTTGGCACAATTCAAGTGTggcaaaaacaacaaaaagtcCAACTTTTCATAATTCATGTGGAGTAGCCAGCAACTTCAGAATAATGACAGATATAAGAAACAAGATCCTCTCTTTGAGAGACTTGCTTGATCTTTCTCCTTGTGATGGCTCTGAATCTGCAAATGAG CTGCTGATATCAACTCTGAGAGATCTGCATCAACTGTATCCTTCGATCAACCCGAATTTTTCATTGGCAAAAATTGATGGAACAGCAATACATGAG AAAGTGCGATGCTTTTGTGATATATTGAAATCAATCGGGGAAATGTGGACCGGAAATGATGAGTGGATGGTCAAATGCAAAGAGAACTCACACAGTAAACTAAATGATTTTGAATATG TATCGGCATTGCTCGAAGATATTATTAAGCTAGCTAGTGAAAGGATGATACAAATGACGGATGACGATGAGGAGGACGATGAGGATGAGCATGAGGACAATTACGAGGATATTGAGGATGATCAAACCAGAGATAGAAGTCCTTCACCTGATGCATTTGAGGAGGATATTGAGGATGATCAGACCACAGAAAGAAGTCCTTCACCTGATGCATTTGAGAGAGATTTTTCCGAGTCTTATTCAAGCAACAATACTTCTCTTTCGAGCTCTCCAACTTCAATTCTCCCCGAGATAATAACCAATGCTTCAAAGAAGAATGCAAAGGCTTCTATCGCCGCGCCTCTTCGCCTATCACTCAAAGTCCAAGCAGTTGGAAAGAAGAATCCAATTGAGGTAAAGCACCTGTCATTCCACATGTTTCCCAATGTAAATCAGGATTCAAATATAGAAGCAAAGCAAGATTTTGAATATAGTCAGGATTGTGAAATAGTGGACTTGCCAGAGATTCTGCTGACTAACCTGGAGAATTTATCAGAAAATAGTGGAATATATTGGACTGGTGCATCAAATGGTCAACCCGTGCAAGCTCGTGTTACATTTGATGTGCTTTTACCTCCATCTTCAATTTCTAAGTTGCAATCAAATGTAACAGAACAGGCAGCAGTGCCACCTTCTCCATACATTTTATCACCAAAAATTATAGAATCACAGGGACCAACAACAGCTGCACCTGATTCCACGCTCTCACCAGAGAGCGAGGAATCAACACCATCGTCACCAGCGGCCCAACCTACTACATTAGGAAACAGCGTAACACCTCCACCTCCACCCCCACCTCCTCCGATTACATCGAAAAATAGAGCAGTGCCTCCACCGCCGTTGCCGCCTCCAAGGAAATCAGAAATTGTACATTCATCTCCACCTCCACTTTCACCTCACAAAGGATTAAGGGGTATGGTAAGCTCACATCCACTTCCACCAAGGGCATCAAATGGAGCAACGCCAGCACCAGCACCACCTTCACCAAAGCCAATTGGAAAGGTAGCTGCACCTCCACCACCACCAATGCCAATGGGAAAGAGAGCTACACCTCCACCATCACCACCTCCACCTATGGCAATGAAAAAAGGAGGtgcaccaccaccaccaccaccggTGTTTGCAGGTGCCAAAAATCCACGACTTAAGAAAGCAGCCACTAAACTGAAAAGATCATCCCAAATGGGAAATCTTTATCGATCTCTTAAAGGAAAAGTTGAAGGATCTAGTTTAGATGGTAAATCaaaagggggaaagggaaaatTTAGCGCCGCATCAAAAGGAGGTAAACCAGGAATGGCTGATGCATTAGCTGAGATGACAAGGAG GTCAGCATATTTCCAACAAATTGAAGAGGATGTTAAAAATCATGCAAAAACAATAATGGAAATGAAGAAGGCCATTGCTTCTTTCCATACATCAGATATGTCTGAGCTCATTAGATTCCACAATTATGTAGAGCTCCACCTTGAGAAACTAACAGACGAATCTCAG GTGCTAGCAAGATTTGAAGATTTTCCTTTTAAGAAGTTGGAAGCTTTGAGGACGGCAGCAACTCTCTATTCCAAGTTAAATTCAATAGTCTGTACTTTACAGAGTTGGCAACCGGCCTCGCCTGTTAGCCAACATCTTGCTAGAGCTGAGAGGTACTTCAACAAG ATAAAAGGAGACGTGGACTCTCTGGAAAGGACAAAAGATGAAGAATCCAAGAAATTAAAAACCCATAAAATCCATTTTGATTTCAGTATCCTTGTGCGCATCAAAGAATTGATGGTCGATGTTTCCTCAAACTGTATGGAACTGGCAATAAAG GAAAAGAGAGAAGCAATGTCAAGGGAAAAAGATGGAGCTGCACAAACAAATGAAGGGAGAGAAAAGGAATCAGCTCAACTGCTTTGGAAGGCCTTTCAGTTTGCATTCAGAGTATATACTTTTGCTGGCGGGCATGATGAGAGAGCAGAAAAGTTGACAAAAGAATTGGCTGAAGAAATCGAGACAGGCCTTCATCGTTAG